The following proteins are co-located in the Verrucomicrobiia bacterium genome:
- a CDS encoding DUF4339 domain-containing protein yields MYKIIGGDQKEYGPVSFDQLCQWVRDNRANAQTRVQKEGGEWAPMGALPEFAEVLGEQAQQARLRESREVSAPGMAGGSAMGSGPAMAPVPLPAFGGGLDGREQVRAMVRGPATALLVTGILCVVLALIGLVANMFGSGFQPSPEDVPPEMRQMFEMLSQMQGPMAVVSSLIGLAISGLMIYAAQKMQALESFGLVVAAAVLGMVPCTSPCCCIGLPVGIWVLVVLFKPEVKSMFQ; encoded by the coding sequence ATGTACAAGATCATTGGCGGCGACCAAAAGGAATACGGGCCGGTCAGTTTCGATCAACTTTGCCAGTGGGTTCGGGACAACCGGGCCAATGCGCAGACCCGGGTGCAGAAGGAGGGCGGGGAATGGGCGCCGATGGGGGCCCTTCCGGAGTTTGCCGAGGTGCTGGGCGAGCAGGCCCAGCAGGCCCGATTGAGGGAGTCGAGGGAGGTCTCCGCCCCCGGCATGGCGGGCGGTTCGGCGATGGGTTCGGGGCCGGCCATGGCGCCCGTGCCGCTGCCGGCCTTTGGAGGAGGGCTGGACGGACGGGAGCAGGTGCGGGCGATGGTGCGGGGTCCGGCGACGGCGCTGCTGGTCACCGGCATTCTGTGCGTGGTGCTGGCCCTGATCGGGCTGGTGGCCAACATGTTCGGCAGCGGGTTCCAACCGTCGCCGGAGGATGTCCCGCCGGAGATGCGGCAGATGTTCGAGATGCTCTCGCAGATGCAGGGACCGATGGCGGTGGTGAGTTCGCTGATCGGGCTGGCGATCTCCGGATTGATGATCTACGCGGCGCAGAAGATGCAGGCGCTGGAGAGCTTCGGGCTGGTGGTGGCCGCCGCCGTTCTGGGCATGGTGCCCTGCACGTCGCCCTGCTGCTGCATTGGCCTGCCGGTTGGGATCTGGGTGCTGGTGGTCCTGTTCAAGCCCGAGGTGAAGTCGATGTTCCAGTAG
- the trpD gene encoding anthranilate phosphoribosyltransferase, translating into MLDVLTEGIRQGRELVSTEISKAVAALTDEGVPAEVKAEFLMALARRGETPAEIAGFALELRDLAVAPPIRVATRERGIVDVCGTGGDHRNTFNISTTVALVLASAGVPVAKHGNRAITSKAGSADVLEALGIPIELPPAEAAEALEAKDFAFFFAPRYHPAFKHLAAARKLCAGQGQRTIFNFLGPLLNPARPSGQLVGVSVPSLCAPLARVLQELGLRRAMVVCGETPEGALDELSVLGDTQVAEFHHERGFSTGTLSAADWDLPPATLADLAGGDREENAAIVRRILAGEERGVKREAVLLNAGAALFVAGRAGSIQEGRERAAEEIDSGAAAAKLDQLRA; encoded by the coding sequence ATGCTCGATGTTCTCACGGAAGGAATCCGGCAGGGCCGGGAGCTGGTCTCGACGGAGATTTCGAAGGCGGTGGCGGCATTGACGGACGAGGGGGTGCCGGCGGAGGTGAAGGCGGAGTTTCTGATGGCCCTGGCGCGGCGGGGAGAGACGCCGGCGGAGATTGCTGGATTTGCGTTGGAATTGCGGGATCTGGCGGTGGCGCCGCCGATCCGGGTGGCGACGCGGGAGCGGGGGATTGTGGATGTGTGCGGCACGGGGGGGGACCATCGGAACACGTTCAACATTTCGACGACCGTGGCGCTGGTGTTGGCGAGCGCGGGGGTGCCGGTGGCCAAGCACGGGAACCGGGCCATCACGTCGAAGGCAGGGAGCGCGGATGTGCTGGAGGCGCTGGGGATTCCCATCGAACTGCCGCCGGCGGAGGCGGCGGAGGCGTTGGAGGCGAAGGATTTCGCCTTCTTTTTTGCGCCACGGTATCACCCGGCGTTCAAGCATCTGGCGGCGGCCCGGAAGCTGTGTGCCGGACAGGGGCAGCGTACGATCTTCAATTTCCTCGGGCCGCTGTTGAATCCGGCCCGTCCGTCAGGGCAGTTGGTGGGGGTGTCGGTGCCGTCGCTGTGCGCTCCGCTGGCGCGGGTCTTGCAGGAGCTGGGGCTGCGGCGGGCCATGGTGGTGTGCGGGGAGACGCCGGAAGGGGCGCTGGACGAGCTGTCCGTTCTGGGGGACACGCAGGTGGCGGAGTTTCACCATGAGCGGGGGTTTTCGACCGGCACATTGTCGGCGGCGGACTGGGATCTGCCGCCGGCGACGCTGGCGGATCTGGCCGGGGGGGATCGCGAGGAGAATGCGGCGATCGTGCGCCGGATTCTGGCGGGCGAAGAGCGGGGTGTGAAGCGGGAGGCGGTGTTGTTGAACGCCGGGGCGGCGCTGTTCGTGGCGGGTCGGGCGGGGAGCATCCAGGAAGGGCGGGAACGGGCGGCTGAGGAGATCGATTCCGGCGCGGCGGCGGCGAAGCTGGACCAACTCCGAGCTTAG